The following are encoded together in the Humulus lupulus chromosome 5, drHumLupu1.1, whole genome shotgun sequence genome:
- the LOC133777536 gene encoding sucrose-phosphate synthase 4 produces MCWRIWHLARKKKQIAWDDAQRLAKRRIEREQGRHDAAEDLSELSEGEKDISYKGDHKDASSTTFDHNVITRINSEIQIWPDHDHDDSIKSSSSRNLYIVLISMHGLVRGQNMELGRDSDTGGQVKYVVELARALANTNGVYRVDLLTRQITSTDVDSSYGEPNEMLCCPTDAAGSCGAYIVRLPCGPRNEYIPKESLWPHIQEFVDGALAHVVNMARVLGDQVNAGKPTWPYVIHGHYADGGEAAARLSAALNVPMVMTGHSLGRNKFEQLLKQGRFSKEDINATYRIMRRIEAEELAIDAAEMVVTSTRQEIDEQWGLYDGFDLKLERKLRVRRRRGVSCLGRYMPRMVVIPPGMDFSNLTTTTDITESDTADLKSLINSGRGQPKANLPPIWSEIMRFFTNPHKPIILALSRPDPKKNVTTLLKAYGECQALRELANLTLILGNRDDIEEMHNSSSVVLTTVLKLIDRYDLYGQVAYPKHHKQHDVPEIYRLAAKTKGVFINPALVEPFGLTIIEAAAYGLPVVATKNGGPVDILKALNNGVLVDPHDHKAIEDALLKLVADKNLWLDCRKNGLKNIHKFSWIEHCRNYLSHVEHCRNRHPTSRLEIMPVPEEPMSDSLKDVQDLSLRFSVEATVDFNASENLDPATRQKELIEAITRSRSKASSNGNAGTTAYCPGRRQRLFVIAIDCYNEGNGDFAESLLQPILKNVMKAAGLGGRTGFVLVTGSSLGETVEALKRCQINVQELDVLVCSSGSEMYYPWTDMVADGDYESHIEYRWGGENVRSMGARLARVEGTVEDDIQDFVGASRTKCYSYTLKPGAKIRKVDDLRQRLRMRGFRCNLFFTRAASRLNVVPLYASRAQALRYLSVRWGIELSKMVVFSGERGDTDTEDLLAGLQKNIILIGSVEYGSEKFLRSTDSYKREDIVPQNSPNIAISESYEAHHITQALEALGIQ; encoded by the exons ATGTGCTGGCGCATTTGGCATCTGGCCCGCAAGAAGAAAcag ATTGCATGGGATGACGCCCAAAGGCTGGCAAAAAGGCGTATAGAGAGGGAACAGGGCCGGCATGACGCAGCAGAGGACCTCTCTGAGCTCTCCGAAGGTGAAAAGGACATTAGTTATAAAGGGGACCATAAAGATGCTAGTTCTACTACATTTGATCACAATGTCATCACTCGAATCAACTCCGAGATTCAAATATGGCCAGACCATGATCACGATGACAGTATTAAGTCATCTTCTTCTAGGAACCTATACATTGTCTTAATCAGTATGCATGGCTTGGTCCGCGGACAAAATATGGAGCTCGGCAGAGACTCCGACACTGGTGGTCAGGTAAAGTACGTGGTGGAACTTGCAAGAGCTCTAGCCAACACCAATGGAGTCTACCGCGTCGACCTTCTCACTCGGCAGATCACCTCCACTGATGTTGACTCATCCTACGGTGAGCCCAACGAGATGCTCTGTTGCCCCACCGACGCTGCAGGTAGCTGTGGGGCTTACATAGTCCGCCTCCCTTGCGGGCCGCGCAACGAGTACATCCCCAAGGAGTCTCTCTGGCCACATATACAGGAGTTCGTGGATGGGGCATTGGCTCACGTAGTCAACATGGCTAGAGTCTTAGGAGACCAAGTCAATGCAGGAAAGCCTACGTGGCCTTACGTGATCCACGGCCACTACGCCGACGGTGGAGAGGCCGCGGCACGGCTTTCGGCAGCGCTGAACGTGCCGATGGTGATGACGGGGCACTCGCTGGGGCGGAACAAGTTCGAGCAGTTGCTGAAACAGGGGAGGTTCTCGAAGGAGGATATCAACGCCACGTACAGGATCATGAGAAGGATTGAGGCCGAGGAGCTGGCCATTGATGCGGCCGAAATGGTGGTGACCAGTACTCGTCAAGAGATTGATGAGCAGTGGGGACTGTATGATGGGTTTGATCTCAAGTTGGAGAGAAAGCTGAGGGTGAGAAGACGCCGCGGTGTGAGTTGTCTTGGCCGTTATATGCCCAGAATGGTGGTTATACCGCCCGGGATGGACTTCTCCAACCTTACTACTACAACCGATATTACTGAATCAGACACTGCTGATCTTAAATCATTAATAAACTCTGGTAGAGGTCAACCCAAAGCCAATCTACCTCCTATATGGTCTGAGATTATGCGATTTTTCACCAACCCTCACAAGCCCATCATTCTCGCTCTGTCACGTCCTGACCCCAAGAAAAATGTCACTACGTTGCTCAAGGCCTATGGGGAGTGCCAAGCCCTTCGGGAACTTGCCAACTTG ACGTTGATACTTGGCAATAGGGATGACATTGAAGAAATGCATAATAGCAGCTCCGTTGTGCTTACGACAGTGCTCAAGCTCATCGACAGGTACGATTTGTATGGTCAAGTGGCCTATCCCAAGCATCACAAGCAGCATGATGTCCCCGAAATATATCGTCTTGCTGCGAAGACAAAG GGAGTATTCATCAACCCAGCTCTAGTGGAACCTTTTGGTCTCACAATTATAGAG GCTGCTGCTTATGGCTTACCTGTGGTCGCCACCAAAAATGGAGGGCCTGTTGACATTTTGAAG GCACTAAATAATGGAGTCTTAGTCGATCCACATGACCATAAAGCCATAGAAGATGCACTGCTAAAGCTGGTGGCGGACAAAAACCTCTGGCTGGATTGCCGAAAGAATGGGCTAAAGAACATTCACAAGTTTTCGTGGATAGAGCATTGCCGGAACTACCTCTCCCATGTGGAGCACTGCCGTAACCGCCACCCCACCAGCCGCCTTGAGATCATGCCAGTTCCAGAAGAGCCCATGAGTGACTCTCTCAAGGACGTACAAGACCTTTCTTTGAGATTCTCTGTGGAAGCTACAGTAGACTTCAATGCCTCGGAAAACTTGGATCCTGCCACCAGGCAGAAGGAACTAATCGAAGCCATTACAAGAAGCCGAAGCAAGGCTTCCTCCAATGGAAATGCCGGAACTACTGCCTACTGCCCTGGCCGAAGGCAGAGGCTATTTGTTATAGCCATCGATTGTTACAACGAAGGCAATGGAGATTTTGCCGAAAGTTTGTTGCAGCCTATCTTGAAGAATGTGATGAAAGCTGCAGGCTTGGGAGGCCGGACAGGCTTTGTGCTGGTGACTGGCTCAAGCTTAGGAGAGACAGTGGAAGCATTAAAAAGATGCCAAATCAATGTTCAAGAGTTGGACGTGCTGGTGTGCTCGAGTGGAAGTGAGATGTATTACCCCTGGACGGATATGGTAGCCGATGGAGACTACGAGTCCCATATCGAGTATAGATGGGGTGGTGAGAATGTGCGTTCCATGGGGGCAAGGCTTGCTAGGGTTGAAGGCACGGTTGAGGATGACATTCAGGACTTTGTAGGAGCTAGCCGCACGAAGTGTTATTCTTACACACTCAAACCTGGAGCCAAG ATTCGAAAGGTCGATGATCTCAGGCAAAGGCTGAGGATGAGAGGCTTCCGATGCAACCTCTTCTTTACACGAGCTGCATCCAGGTTGAATGTGGTGCCATTGTACGCTTCAAGAGCACAAGCTCTAAG GTATCTTTCCGTTCGGTGGGGTATTGAACTCTCTAAAATGGTCGTCTTCAGTGGAGAAAGAGGGGACACTGATACCGAAGACTTGCTGGCTGGCCTTCAGAAGAACATAATATTAATAGGCTCTGTCGAGTATGGCAGCGAAAAGTTTCTTCGAAGCACAGACAGTTACAAAAGAGAAGATATTGTCCCACAAAATAGCCCTAATATTGCCATTTCAGAGAGTTATGAGGCACATCATATCACACAAGCTCTAGAAGCTCTTGGAATCCAGTGA